The following proteins are encoded in a genomic region of Alistipes shahii WAL 8301:
- a CDS encoding NADH-quinone oxidoreductase subunit J, translating to MEITLELIVFTVLALFIGVSAILAVTTRRILRAATYLLFVLFGTAGIYFQLNYSFLGAVQLLIYAGGITVLYVFSILLTSSQGDKAEDLKGYKLFVGLGAALASLGICLWITLRHDFLPSHFEHGELHVRTIGHALMSSGKYGYILPFEVISLLLLACIVGGILIARKR from the coding sequence ATGGAAATAACACTCGAATTGATCGTTTTCACGGTCCTGGCGCTGTTCATCGGCGTCAGCGCGATTCTCGCCGTGACGACCCGGCGCATCCTGCGCGCCGCGACCTACCTGCTGTTCGTGCTCTTCGGTACGGCGGGCATCTACTTCCAGCTCAACTACTCGTTCCTCGGGGCGGTGCAGCTGCTGATCTACGCCGGCGGCATCACGGTGCTCTACGTCTTCTCGATCCTCCTGACGTCGAGCCAGGGCGACAAGGCCGAGGACCTGAAGGGCTACAAGCTCTTCGTGGGGCTGGGCGCCGCGCTGGCCAGCCTGGGCATCTGCCTCTGGATAACGCTCCGCCACGACTTCCTGCCCTCGCATTTCGAGCACGGCGAACTGCACGTGCGGACCATCGGCCACGCGCTGATGAGCAGCGGAAAATACGGTTACATCCTGCCGTTCGAGGTGATCAGCCTGCTGCTGCTGGCCTGCATCGTCGGCGGCATCCTCATCGCGCGCAAACGCTAA
- a CDS encoding NADH-quinone oxidoreductase subunit A: MYFTLLVVVILTAIALVAVALGIARAVSPRSYNPQKGEAYECGIPTRGRSWMQFKVGYYLFAILFLMFDVETVFLFSWAVVVQELGVYGLVSILFFLVVLILGLAYAWRKGALEWK; this comes from the coding sequence ATGTATTTCACGCTATTGGTGGTCGTCATCCTTACGGCCATTGCGCTGGTCGCAGTCGCGCTGGGCATCGCCCGCGCCGTGTCGCCGCGTTCGTACAACCCCCAGAAGGGCGAGGCTTACGAGTGCGGCATCCCGACGCGCGGACGTTCGTGGATGCAGTTCAAGGTGGGTTACTACCTCTTCGCCATCCTCTTCCTGATGTTCGACGTCGAGACGGTGTTCCTCTTTTCGTGGGCCGTCGTCGTGCAGGAACTGGGCGTCTACGGACTGGTGAGCATTCTCTTCTTTTTGGTGGTACTGATTCTGGGCCTTGCCTACGCATGGCGGAAAGGAGCTTTGGAATGGAAATAA
- a CDS encoding NuoI/complex I 23 kDa subunit family protein, whose protein sequence is MSSYIKGLFHGLGTLLTGLKVTGREFFTPKITEQYPENRATLKMYDRFCGSLTMPHDAEGRNRCIACGLCQSACPNGTIRLTTETVADPGTGKTKKRLVRYEYDLGSCMFCHLCVNACPTGAIRFSTDFEHAVYTREKLVKQLNKQ, encoded by the coding sequence ATGAGTAGCTATATCAAAGGCCTTTTCCACGGACTGGGAACCCTTTTGACCGGACTTAAAGTGACGGGGCGCGAGTTCTTCACGCCCAAGATCACCGAGCAGTATCCCGAAAACCGGGCCACGCTGAAGATGTACGACCGTTTCTGCGGCTCTCTGACGATGCCCCACGACGCCGAGGGGCGCAACAGGTGCATCGCCTGCGGGCTGTGCCAGTCGGCCTGCCCCAACGGGACCATCCGCCTCACGACCGAGACGGTCGCCGACCCCGGGACGGGCAAGACCAAAAAACGGCTGGTGCGCTACGAGTACGACCTGGGGTCGTGCATGTTCTGCCACCTGTGCGTCAACGCCTGCCCGACCGGCGCGATCCGCTTCTCGACCGATTTCGAGCACGCCGTCTACACGCGCGAAAAGCTCGTCAAACAACTCAATAAACAGTAA
- a CDS encoding tryptophanase: MTLPYAEPYKIKMTEAIRTSTREEREAWIREARYNLFKLRSDQVTIDLLTDSGTGSMSDRQWAAMMTGDESYAGASSYFRLKTTVAELFGMPWFLPTHQGRAAENVIFSALLKEGDIVPGNSHFDTTKGHIEFRRCHAVDCTIDAAADTQLELPFKGEMDLAKLEKVLAENPREKIPCVVLTVTNNTAGGQPVSMRNIRETAELCRRYGVPLLMDSARFAENAYFIKTREEGYASKTIKEIVREMYDWADIMTISAKKDGVVNMGGFVAMRSEELYKKAMSFSIMFEGYVTYGGMSGRDMDALAVGLDENTEFGQLDTRIRQVRLLGDLLDQYGVPYQRPAGGHAIFVDAKKVLPNLPKEQFIAQTLAVELYLEAGIRGVEIGSILADRDPETHENRYPALELLRLAIPRRVYTDNHIRVIAAACRNIFERRAEITTGYRITFEAPILRHFTVELDKIR, encoded by the coding sequence ATGACACTTCCTTATGCCGAACCCTACAAGATCAAGATGACCGAGGCCATTCGCACTTCCACGCGCGAAGAGCGCGAAGCGTGGATTCGCGAAGCCCGCTACAACCTTTTCAAACTGCGCTCGGACCAGGTGACGATCGACCTGCTGACCGATTCGGGCACGGGGTCGATGTCCGACCGCCAGTGGGCGGCGATGATGACCGGCGACGAAAGCTACGCCGGGGCCTCGTCCTATTTCCGGCTCAAAACGACGGTCGCGGAGCTGTTCGGCATGCCGTGGTTCCTGCCCACGCACCAGGGGCGCGCCGCGGAGAACGTGATCTTCTCGGCGCTGCTCAAGGAGGGCGACATCGTGCCGGGCAACTCGCACTTCGACACCACGAAGGGGCACATCGAATTCCGCCGCTGCCACGCCGTGGACTGCACGATCGACGCCGCGGCCGACACGCAGCTCGAACTGCCGTTCAAAGGCGAGATGGACCTTGCGAAACTCGAAAAGGTCCTCGCCGAAAACCCGCGCGAAAAGATTCCGTGCGTGGTGCTCACCGTCACCAACAACACGGCCGGAGGCCAACCCGTGTCGATGCGCAACATCCGCGAAACGGCCGAACTGTGCCGCCGCTACGGCGTACCCCTGCTGATGGACTCGGCGCGCTTCGCCGAGAACGCCTACTTCATCAAAACCCGCGAGGAGGGCTACGCCTCGAAGACGATCAAGGAGATCGTCCGCGAAATGTACGACTGGGCCGACATTATGACCATCTCGGCCAAGAAGGACGGCGTGGTGAACATGGGCGGCTTCGTGGCGATGCGCTCCGAGGAACTCTACAAAAAGGCGATGTCGTTCAGCATCATGTTCGAAGGCTACGTCACCTACGGCGGCATGTCGGGCCGCGACATGGACGCGCTGGCCGTGGGACTGGACGAGAACACGGAATTCGGACAGCTCGACACCCGCATCCGGCAGGTGCGGCTGCTGGGCGACCTGCTGGACCAGTACGGCGTCCCCTACCAGCGTCCGGCAGGCGGGCACGCGATCTTCGTGGATGCGAAGAAGGTGCTTCCGAACCTCCCGAAGGAGCAGTTCATCGCCCAGACGCTGGCCGTGGAACTCTACCTCGAAGCGGGCATCCGCGGCGTGGAGATCGGCTCGATCCTCGCCGACCGCGACCCCGAGACGCACGAGAACCGCTACCCCGCGCTCGAACTGCTGCGCCTGGCCATCCCGCGCCGCGTCTACACCGACAACCACATCCGGGTGATCGCCGCCGCATGCCGCAACATCTTCGAGCGCCGCGCGGAGATCACCACGGGTTACCGCATCACCTTCGAGGCGCCGATCCTGCGCCACTTCACCGTCGAACTCGATAAAATCCGTTAA
- a CDS encoding superoxide dismutase encodes MATTDTASSPRFTPQDLPYAYDALAPAISEETMHYHHDKHYAGYVDKLNELIVDTPFAGQPLEDIILSADGPVYNNAAQAWNHAFFFGQLSPKPQKEPSGELLEAINRNFGSLDELKVQIGRAAAGLFGSGWVWLAEDPSGRLAVVSEQNAGNPMRHGMKPLLAIDVWEHAYYIDYRNRRADAVEALWGVVDWKVVGDRYAEK; translated from the coding sequence ATGGCAACGACCGATACCGCGTCCTCGCCGCGTTTCACCCCGCAGGACCTGCCTTATGCCTACGACGCGCTTGCGCCCGCAATCTCCGAGGAGACGATGCACTACCACCACGACAAGCATTATGCTGGTTATGTCGACAAACTGAACGAGCTGATCGTCGACACGCCCTTTGCCGGGCAGCCGCTGGAAGACATCATCCTTTCGGCCGACGGGCCGGTCTACAACAACGCCGCGCAGGCGTGGAACCACGCGTTCTTCTTCGGACAGCTCTCGCCGAAACCCCAAAAGGAGCCTTCGGGCGAGCTGCTGGAGGCCATCAACCGCAATTTCGGCTCGCTAGACGAACTGAAGGTGCAGATCGGCCGCGCCGCCGCGGGCCTTTTCGGCTCGGGGTGGGTGTGGCTGGCCGAGGACCCCTCGGGGCGTCTGGCCGTTGTCAGCGAGCAGAACGCCGGCAACCCCATGCGCCACGGCATGAAGCCGCTGCTGGCGATCGACGTCTGGGAGCATGCGTATTACATCGACTACCGGAACCGCCGCGCCGATGCCGTCGAGGCCCTCTGGGGCGTCGTCGACTGGAAGGTCGTGGGCGACCGATACGCTGAAAAATAG
- a CDS encoding NuoM family protein: MNILSLFPAVPLVMMLGLWLSKSTRQIHTVMVAGSSLLVALAVVLVVQYLGLRGAGETAQMLFTESRVWYAPLNIHYAVGVDGISVAMLLLSAVIVFTGTFASWQMKTDVKAYFLWFCLLSVGVFGFFISVDLFTMFLFYEVALIPMYLLIGVWGSGRKEYAAMKLTLMLMGGSALLLIGILGIYFGAGATTMNIQEIAALNNIPVAQQRIWFPLVFVGFGVLGALFPFHTWSPDGHASAPTAVSMLHAGVLMKLGGYGCFRVAMYLLPEAAHELSWVFIILTTISVVYGAFSACVQTDLKYINAYSSVSHCGLVLFAVLMMNTTAGTGAVLQMLSHGLMTALFFALIGMIYGRTHTRDIRQLGGLMKVMPFLAVGYVIAGLANLGLPGLSGFVAEMTIFNGAFMNADTFHRVVTVIACTSIVITAVYILRVVGKILYDTCDNPEHLKLSDATWDERLSVVCLVVAIAGMGLAPLWVSDMIRGSVAEIIAHILS; this comes from the coding sequence ATGAATATACTATCTCTGTTTCCCGCCGTTCCGCTCGTGATGATGCTGGGTCTGTGGCTCTCGAAGTCCACGCGGCAGATTCACACGGTGATGGTCGCAGGCTCTTCGCTGCTCGTGGCGCTGGCCGTCGTGCTCGTGGTGCAGTACCTCGGGCTGCGCGGCGCGGGCGAGACGGCGCAGATGCTCTTCACCGAAAGCCGCGTCTGGTATGCGCCGCTCAACATCCACTACGCCGTGGGCGTCGACGGCATTTCGGTGGCAATGCTCCTGCTGTCGGCCGTCATCGTCTTCACGGGCACGTTCGCCTCGTGGCAGATGAAGACCGACGTCAAAGCCTACTTCCTCTGGTTCTGCCTGTTGAGCGTGGGGGTGTTCGGGTTCTTCATTTCGGTCGACCTCTTCACGATGTTCCTGTTCTACGAGGTGGCGCTGATCCCGATGTACCTGCTGATCGGCGTCTGGGGCAGCGGGCGCAAGGAATACGCCGCCATGAAACTGACGCTGATGCTCATGGGCGGTTCGGCGTTGCTGCTGATCGGCATTCTGGGCATCTACTTCGGTGCGGGCGCCACGACGATGAACATTCAGGAGATCGCCGCGCTGAACAACATTCCCGTTGCCCAGCAGCGCATCTGGTTCCCGCTGGTGTTCGTGGGTTTCGGCGTGCTGGGCGCGCTGTTCCCGTTCCATACGTGGAGCCCCGACGGCCACGCCTCGGCCCCGACGGCCGTGTCGATGCTCCACGCCGGGGTGCTGATGAAGCTGGGCGGATACGGCTGTTTCCGGGTTGCTATGTATCTTTTACCCGAAGCGGCGCATGAATTGAGCTGGGTATTTATCATCCTGACAACGATTTCCGTCGTCTACGGCGCCTTCTCGGCCTGCGTGCAGACCGACCTCAAGTACATCAACGCCTACTCCTCGGTGTCGCACTGCGGACTGGTGTTGTTCGCCGTTTTGATGATGAACACCACGGCCGGTACGGGCGCCGTGCTCCAGATGTTGAGCCACGGCCTGATGACGGCCCTCTTCTTCGCGCTGATCGGCATGATCTACGGCCGCACCCACACGCGGGACATCCGCCAGCTGGGCGGGCTGATGAAGGTGATGCCGTTCCTCGCGGTCGGGTATGTGATCGCGGGTCTGGCCAACCTCGGGCTGCCGGGCCTGAGCGGCTTCGTGGCCGAAATGACCATCTTCAACGGCGCGTTTATGAACGCCGACACGTTCCACCGCGTGGTGACCGTCATCGCCTGCACGTCGATCGTCATCACGGCGGTCTACATCCTGCGCGTCGTCGGGAAAATCCTTTACGACACGTGCGACAATCCCGAACACCTGAAGCTTTCGGACGCCACGTGGGACGAGCGGCTGTCGGTCGTTTGCCTCGTCGTCGCCATCGCCGGCATGGGGCTGGCGCCGCTGTGGGTGAGCGACATGATCCGCGGCAGCGTCGCGGAGATCATTGCACATATTTTGAGTTAA
- the nuoK gene encoding NADH-quinone oxidoreductase subunit NuoK, whose amino-acid sequence MIHMEYYLIVSTVMMFVGIYGFVTRRNLLAMLISVELILNSVDINFVVFNRFLFPEQLEGFFFALFAIGISAAETAVAIAIIINIYRNIRNIGARSLREMKW is encoded by the coding sequence ATGATACACATGGAATATTACCTGATTGTCTCCACGGTGATGATGTTCGTGGGCATTTACGGATTCGTCACGCGCCGCAACCTGCTGGCGATGCTGATTTCGGTCGAGCTGATTCTCAACTCGGTGGACATCAATTTCGTGGTCTTCAACCGCTTCCTCTTCCCCGAGCAGCTCGAAGGGTTCTTCTTCGCCCTGTTCGCCATCGGAATCAGCGCCGCGGAGACCGCCGTGGCCATCGCCATCATCATCAATATCTACCGCAACATCCGCAACATCGGCGCCCGGAGCCTGCGGGAAATGAAGTGGTAA
- a CDS encoding rubredoxin, protein MQKYRCTYCEYIYDPVSGDPEHNVGRYTPFDALPDDWVCPVCGRGKWAFDAMKEQKTSDI, encoded by the coding sequence ATGCAAAAATACCGCTGCACCTATTGCGAATACATCTATGATCCCGTGTCGGGCGATCCGGAACACAACGTGGGCCGGTATACGCCGTTCGACGCGCTGCCCGACGACTGGGTATGTCCCGTCTGCGGCCGGGGGAAATGGGCTTTCGATGCGATGAAGGAACAAAAAACAAGCGACATATGA
- the nuoL gene encoding NADH-quinone oxidoreductase subunit L produces MEYTILILLLPLASFLVLGLAGMKMRPAAAGAVGTAVLAVVALLSYWTAFEYFSAGRDAAGVFPTLIPWNAVWLPIGGALHIDLGILLDPISVMMLVVISTVSLMVHIYSLGYMKGERGFQRYYAFLSLFTMSMIGLVVATNIFQMYLFWELVGVSSYLLIGFYYTKKEAVAASKKAFIVTRFADLGFLIGILVYGYYAGTFSFTPEAHALAAAGTMIPLALGLMFVGGAGKSAMFPLHIWLPDAMEGPTPVSALIHAATMVVAGVYLVARMFPLFIGYAPEVLHWTAYIGAFTALYAAVVACVQSDIKRVLAFSTISQIGFMLVALGVSTSADPHAGGLGYMASMFHLFTHAMFKALLFLGAGCIIHAVHSNEMSAMGGLRRYMPLTHLTFLVACLAIAGIWPLSGFFSKDEILTACFAFSPVMGWVMTAIAGLTAFYMFRLYYGIFWGAENRELHAAHKPHEAPLTMTLPLVFLAAVTCVAGFIPFGEFVSSDGAPYVIHIDRSVAAVSLCVAAAAIALATWMYARDRQPVADRLAATFSGLHRAAYRRFYIDEVYQFITHRVIFACISTPIAWFDRHVVDGFMNLLAWGANGAAWLIRDMQSGSVQRYCIWFLGGALGLTILILLIC; encoded by the coding sequence ATGGAATATACGATTCTGATTCTGTTGCTTCCGCTGGCGAGTTTCCTCGTGCTGGGGCTTGCGGGCATGAAGATGCGTCCCGCGGCGGCGGGCGCCGTGGGCACGGCCGTGCTGGCCGTCGTGGCGCTGTTGAGCTATTGGACGGCTTTCGAATACTTCTCGGCCGGGCGCGATGCCGCGGGCGTGTTTCCGACGCTGATCCCCTGGAACGCCGTGTGGCTGCCCATCGGCGGTGCGCTGCACATCGACCTGGGCATTCTGCTCGACCCGATTTCGGTGATGATGCTCGTGGTGATCTCCACGGTGTCGCTGATGGTCCACATCTACTCGCTGGGCTATATGAAGGGTGAGCGGGGCTTCCAGCGTTACTATGCCTTTCTGTCGCTCTTCACGATGAGCATGATCGGGCTGGTCGTGGCGACCAACATCTTTCAGATGTACCTCTTCTGGGAGCTGGTGGGCGTCAGCTCCTACCTGCTGATCGGCTTCTACTATACGAAGAAGGAGGCCGTGGCTGCCTCGAAGAAGGCCTTCATCGTCACGCGCTTCGCCGACCTGGGTTTCCTCATCGGTATCCTCGTCTACGGCTATTACGCCGGAACCTTCTCCTTCACGCCCGAGGCGCATGCGCTGGCCGCCGCCGGGACGATGATTCCGCTGGCGCTGGGACTGATGTTCGTCGGCGGCGCGGGCAAGAGCGCCATGTTCCCGCTGCACATCTGGCTGCCCGACGCCATGGAGGGCCCCACGCCCGTGTCGGCGCTGATTCATGCCGCCACGATGGTCGTGGCGGGCGTCTACCTCGTAGCGCGAATGTTCCCGCTGTTTATCGGCTATGCGCCCGAGGTGCTGCATTGGACGGCCTATATCGGGGCCTTCACGGCGCTGTACGCCGCCGTCGTGGCCTGCGTGCAGAGCGACATCAAGCGTGTGCTGGCGTTCAGCACCATTTCGCAGATCGGATTCATGCTCGTGGCGCTGGGCGTCTCGACCTCGGCCGACCCGCACGCCGGAGGGCTGGGTTACATGGCCTCGATGTTCCACCTCTTCACCCACGCCATGTTCAAGGCCCTGCTGTTCCTCGGCGCGGGGTGCATCATCCATGCCGTGCACTCCAACGAGATGTCGGCCATGGGCGGCCTGCGCCGCTACATGCCGCTGACCCACTTGACGTTCCTCGTGGCGTGCCTCGCCATCGCGGGGATCTGGCCCTTGAGCGGTTTCTTCTCGAAGGACGAGATCCTGACGGCCTGTTTCGCCTTCTCACCCGTCATGGGGTGGGTGATGACCGCCATCGCGGGACTTACGGCCTTCTACATGTTCCGGCTCTATTACGGTATTTTCTGGGGCGCGGAGAACCGCGAACTGCATGCGGCGCACAAGCCGCACGAGGCTCCGCTGACGATGACCCTGCCGCTGGTGTTTCTGGCGGCGGTGACCTGCGTGGCGGGATTCATCCCCTTCGGGGAGTTCGTGTCGAGCGACGGCGCGCCCTATGTCATCCATATCGACCGGAGCGTTGCCGCCGTGAGCCTCTGCGTCGCCGCTGCGGCCATCGCGCTGGCGACGTGGATGTACGCCCGCGACCGGCAGCCCGTGGCCGACAGGCTGGCCGCGACGTTCAGCGGCCTGCACCGCGCGGCCTATCGCCGGTTCTACATCGACGAGGTCTACCAGTTCATCACCCACCGGGTGATTTTCGCCTGCATCTCGACGCCCATTGCGTGGTTCGACCGCCATGTGGTCGACGGCTTTATGAATCTCCTCGCCTGGGGTGCAAACGGCGCCGCCTGGCTCATCCGCGACATGCAGAGCGGCAGCGTGCAGCGTTACTGCATCTGGTTCCTCGGCGGTGCGCTGGGCCTCACGATCCTGATTCTTCTAATCTGTTAA
- the nuoH gene encoding NADH-quinone oxidoreductase subunit NuoH produces MFDFSIITSWVHGLLTSLMPLGLAVFIECVIVGGCLLLMYTVIAILMIFMERKVCAAFQCRLGPMRVGPWGTVQVICDVFKMLTKEIITIRRSDKFLYNLAPYIVILASVLAFACLPVNKGLEVLDFNVGVFFMMAASSIGVVGILLAGWSSNNKYSLIGAMRSGAQMISYELSIGLSILTIIVLTDTMQFSEIVARQADGWFLFKGHIPALIAFVIYLIAGNAEVNRGPFDLPEAESELTAGYHTEYSGMHFGLFYVAEFVNLFIVAGVAATIFLGGWMPLHIAGWEGFNAVMDCIPGFVWFFAKAFFVVWLLMWIKWTFPRLRIDQILTLEWKYLVPIGLANLLLMVIVVVFKLHF; encoded by the coding sequence ATGTTCGACTTTTCTATAATTACGAGCTGGGTCCACGGGCTGCTGACCTCGCTGATGCCCCTCGGGCTGGCCGTTTTCATCGAATGCGTGATCGTCGGCGGCTGTCTGCTGCTGATGTACACCGTGATCGCCATCCTGATGATCTTCATGGAACGCAAGGTCTGCGCGGCCTTCCAATGCCGCCTCGGGCCGATGCGCGTGGGTCCGTGGGGTACGGTGCAGGTCATCTGCGATGTCTTCAAGATGCTCACCAAGGAGATCATCACCATCCGCCGTTCGGACAAGTTCCTCTACAACCTCGCGCCCTATATCGTCATCCTCGCCTCGGTGCTGGCCTTCGCCTGTCTGCCGGTCAACAAGGGGCTGGAGGTGCTGGATTTCAACGTGGGCGTCTTCTTTATGATGGCCGCCTCGTCGATCGGCGTGGTCGGCATTCTGCTGGCGGGGTGGAGTTCCAACAACAAGTATTCGCTCATCGGCGCCATGCGCAGCGGTGCGCAGATGATCTCCTACGAGCTTTCCATCGGCCTCTCGATCCTCACGATCATCGTGCTGACCGACACCATGCAGTTCTCCGAGATCGTGGCCCGGCAGGCCGACGGGTGGTTCCTTTTCAAGGGCCACATTCCGGCGCTGATCGCCTTCGTGATCTACCTCATCGCCGGCAACGCCGAGGTCAACCGCGGCCCGTTCGACCTCCCGGAGGCCGAGTCGGAGCTGACGGCGGGCTACCACACCGAGTATTCGGGCATGCACTTCGGGCTGTTCTACGTTGCCGAGTTCGTCAACCTGTTCATCGTCGCGGGCGTCGCCGCCACCATCTTCCTCGGAGGCTGGATGCCGCTGCACATTGCGGGCTGGGAGGGCTTCAACGCCGTGATGGACTGCATTCCGGGTTTCGTGTGGTTCTTCGCCAAGGCGTTTTTCGTGGTGTGGCTGCTCATGTGGATCAAGTGGACCTTTCCGCGCCTGCGCATCGACCAGATCCTGACGCTCGAATGGAAATACCTCGTTCCCATCGGGCTGGCGAACCTGTTGCTGATGGTCATTGTCGTCGTCTTTAAACTGCATTTTTAG
- a CDS encoding NADH-quinone oxidoreductase subunit C, which yields MFTVPAEAFRGVAERLKAEGFDFLRSLTGMDWGEEGFGVVYHLEATSTGENVVVRTLTPERERPVLPSVCDLWKAAELNEREAFDYFGIRFLNHPDMRRLYLRDDWVGHPLRKDYDPASNPLRMSNEVSKDSAPTFELQPDGSFIRGRNVLFEEEEYVINVGPQHPATHGVLRFRVSLEGEIIKKLDVHCGYIHRGIEKMCEELTYPQTLALTDRLDYLGASQNRHALCMCIEKGLGVEVPERVQYIRTIMDELQRIDSHLLFFACLCMDMGALTAFFYGFRDREKVLDILEQTTGGRLIQTYNTIGGVQADIHPDFVRKVKEFIAYMRPVLREYHEIFTGNVIAQERLKGTGVLTREDAISFGATGGTGRAAGWACDVRKRHPYAVYGKVDFEEVLFTEGDCLARYMVRMREIEQSMHIIEQLIDNIPEGEYQLKMKPVIRIPEGSYYAAVEGSRGEFGVFIESRGDKFPYRMKFRSTGLPLVSCLETIARGTKIADLIAIGGTLDYVVPDIDR from the coding sequence ATGTTCACCGTGCCGGCGGAAGCTTTCCGCGGGGTGGCCGAACGCCTGAAGGCCGAAGGCTTCGATTTCCTGCGCAGCCTCACGGGCATGGACTGGGGCGAAGAGGGCTTCGGCGTGGTGTACCACCTCGAAGCCACCTCGACGGGCGAGAACGTCGTGGTGCGGACGCTGACTCCGGAACGCGAACGCCCGGTCCTGCCCTCGGTGTGCGACCTGTGGAAGGCCGCCGAGTTGAACGAGCGCGAGGCGTTCGACTACTTCGGCATCCGTTTCCTGAACCATCCCGACATGCGGCGGCTGTACCTGCGCGACGATTGGGTGGGACATCCCCTGCGCAAGGACTACGATCCGGCGTCGAACCCGCTCCGCATGAGCAACGAGGTGTCGAAGGACAGCGCCCCGACCTTCGAGTTGCAGCCCGACGGCAGTTTCATACGCGGGCGCAACGTGCTTTTCGAGGAGGAGGAGTACGTCATCAACGTCGGTCCCCAGCACCCGGCCACGCACGGCGTGCTGCGCTTCCGCGTGTCGCTCGAAGGCGAGATCATTAAAAAACTCGACGTGCACTGCGGCTACATCCACCGCGGCATCGAGAAGATGTGCGAGGAGCTGACCTATCCCCAGACCCTCGCCCTGACGGACCGTCTCGACTACCTCGGGGCGTCGCAGAACCGCCACGCCCTCTGCATGTGCATCGAAAAGGGGCTGGGCGTCGAGGTGCCGGAGCGCGTGCAGTACATCCGCACGATCATGGACGAGTTGCAGCGCATTGATTCGCACCTGCTCTTCTTCGCCTGCCTGTGCATGGACATGGGCGCGCTGACGGCCTTCTTCTACGGTTTCCGCGACCGCGAGAAGGTGCTCGACATTCTGGAGCAGACCACCGGCGGCCGCCTGATCCAGACTTACAACACCATCGGCGGCGTGCAGGCCGACATCCATCCCGATTTCGTGCGCAAGGTCAAGGAGTTCATCGCCTACATGCGTCCCGTGCTGCGCGAGTACCACGAGATTTTCACGGGCAACGTCATCGCGCAGGAGCGTCTGAAAGGCACCGGCGTGCTGACGCGCGAGGATGCCATTTCGTTCGGCGCCACGGGCGGCACGGGCCGCGCCGCAGGGTGGGCCTGCGACGTGCGCAAGCGCCATCCCTACGCCGTTTACGGCAAGGTGGATTTCGAGGAGGTGCTCTTCACCGAAGGCGACTGCCTGGCCCGCTACATGGTCCGCATGCGGGAGATCGAGCAGAGCATGCACATCATCGAGCAGTTGATCGACAACATTCCCGAAGGCGAATACCAGTTGAAGATGAAGCCCGTGATCCGCATTCCCGAGGGCAGCTACTACGCCGCCGTCGAGGGAAGCCGCGGCGAGTTCGGGGTCTTCATCGAGAGCCGGGGCGACAAGTTCCCCTACCGCATGAAGTTCCGCTCGACGGGTCTGCCGCTCGTCTCGTGCCTGGAGACCATCGCCCGGGGGACGAAGATCGCCGACCTGATCGCCATCGGCGGCACGCTGGATTACGTGGTTCCGGATATTGACAGATAA
- a CDS encoding NADH-quinone oxidoreductase subunit B, with translation MEIKRPKIKSMKYEDFNDNEYLEQMVRELRENGTHVVAGCLDEVINWGRSNSLWPLTFATSCCGIEFMAVGAARYDFARFGFEVARASPRQADFIMVAGTITHKMAPVLRRLYDQMADPKYVIAVGGCAISGGPFKKSYHVVNGVDRILPVDVYIPGCPPRPEAMLYGLMQLQRKVKLQRFFGGVNRQIGREEYERLLRSDLTAEKNDLNVDEEKREL, from the coding sequence ATGGAAATAAAGAGACCGAAAATCAAGTCGATGAAGTACGAAGACTTCAACGACAACGAATACCTCGAACAGATGGTGCGCGAACTGCGCGAGAACGGAACCCATGTGGTGGCGGGATGTCTCGACGAGGTGATCAACTGGGGGCGCAGCAACAGCCTCTGGCCCCTGACGTTCGCCACGAGCTGCTGCGGCATCGAATTCATGGCCGTGGGCGCCGCGCGCTACGACTTCGCCCGGTTCGGGTTCGAAGTGGCCCGCGCCTCCCCGCGCCAGGCCGACTTCATCATGGTCGCCGGAACCATCACGCACAAGATGGCTCCGGTGCTCAGGCGTCTTTACGACCAGATGGCCGATCCCAAATACGTGATCGCCGTGGGCGGCTGCGCCATCAGCGGCGGTCCGTTCAAGAAGTCGTACCACGTGGTCAACGGCGTGGACCGGATTCTGCCCGTCGACGTTTACATCCCCGGATGTCCGCCGCGTCCCGAGGCGATGCTCTACGGACTGATGCAGCTTCAGCGCAAGGTGAAACTGCAACGCTTCTTCGGAGGCGTGAACCGGCAGATCGGCCGCGAGGAGTACGAACGGCTGCTGCGGAGCGACCTGACGGCGGAGAAGAACGATTTGAATGTGGACGAAGAAAAACGAGAATTATGA